From Oryctolagus cuniculus chromosome 17, mOryCun1.1, whole genome shotgun sequence, a single genomic window includes:
- the ACBD4 gene encoding acyl-CoA-binding domain-containing protein 4 isoform X12 has product MGIENESPGPDCQKQFQAAVSVIQNLPKNGSYRPSYEEMLRFYSYYKQATTGPCLVPRPGFWDPIGRYKWDAWNSLGKMSREEAMSAYIAEMKLVAQKVIDTVPLGEVAEDMFAYFEPLYQVIPDMPKPPEAFLRKVTEAQPPRDLDAEVFCDSLEQLEPELVWPEQRGAAGGEPATTHSLVTPREKEGLGCSLLGPQELDTWLLGTVQALQENMRDVQGRLQSLESPPQAPEQQRPRPRARPWPLRLSAPTLLFFLLWPFVVQWLYRQFRTQKR; this is encoded by the exons ATGGGCATCGAGAACGAAAGCCCGGGGCCGGACTGCCAGAAACAGTTCCAGGCTGCGGTCAGCGTCATTCAGAACCTGCCCAAGAACG GCTCTTACCGGCCGTCCTACGAAGAAATGCTGCGATTCTACAGCTACTACAAGCAGGCCACCACCGGGCCCTGCCTGGTCCCCCGGCCTGGGTTCTGGGACCCCATCGGACGATATAAGTG GGATGCCTGGAACAGCCTGGGCAAGATGAGCAGAGAGGAGGCCATGTCTGCCTACATCGCCGAGATGAAGCTGGTGGCACAGAAG GTGATCGACACGGTGCCCCTGGGTGAGGTGGCAGAGGACATGTTTGCTTACTTCGAGCCCCTGTACCAAGTGATCCCTGATATGCCAAAGCCGCCAGAAGCCTTCCTGAGAAAGGTCACAG AGGCTCAGCCACCCCGGGACCTGGACGCTGAGGTTTTCTGCGATtccctggagcagctggagcctgAGCTG GtctggccagagcagaggggtGCGGCTGGAGGGGAGCCCGCCACCACGCACAGCCTGGTGACCCCCAGAGAGAAAG AAGGGCTGGGGTGCAGCCTGCTGGGGCCCCAGGAGTTGGACACGTGGCTGCTGGGGACGGTGCAAGCCCTGCAGGAGAACATGCGGGACGTCCAGGGCAGGCTGCAGAGCCTGGAGAGCCCGCCCCAGGCCCCTGAGCAG CAGAGGCCACGGCCCAGGGCTCGCCCTTGGCCCCTCAGGCTCTCGGCTCCCAcgctgctcttcttcctcctgtGGCCCTTCGTCGTCCAGTGGCTCTACCGACAGTTTCGGACCCAGAAGAGGTGA